Genomic window (Megamonas funiformis):
GCGAGCAAATAAATCACCGAAAAGATGTGCTTTTAACATATAATCAATGCCAGAAGAACTAGCAATATTTACTGGTGCTCCTGCTAATTGAGTTTGAACTCTAGTACCTAGAGCTAAAATATCTGTATTTGCTGGTAATGGTGTTGCATCATTGCCCATAGTATCATGAATATTTTTGCTTTGTCGTTCGGATAAAACTTCATCTACAGTAGCAAGACCATTTAAGGCACGAGGAAAACCACAATAAGCATAGAGATGAACCATTATTTCTTTTGTTTCGTTGATAGTTAATCCATTATCTAAGCCTTCATTTACAGCTGTTTTTAAATTATTTAAATCTCCAGTAGCTGTATAAGAAGCAATAGGAATGATAGCTTGCTGTTTTGCTGTCAAAGAACCAGCTTGATAATTAGCAAAACTAGAACTTATGCCTAAGAATAAAACACTACAAAAGGTCAATATAGATAATAAGTATTTCATAAATATCCCTCACTTTTAAATGAATTTTATTAAAGGTTGTAGCCTATTTGATATGCTTGATTAGGAAATTCTGTACGTTCAATGATAGGACGAGAGCCACAACCAATGGCTAAGACTTTGCCGATATCTTGCCATTCCATATAACGCACTAGCGTTTCATAATGGTGAACTAAAGCTTCCATAGTCCAATCAGCACTATTATAAGCAGTTGCCATTAAAATTGATTTTTTACGATGCAAGGAGCCTGTACGTGAATAAAATCTATCAACAACAGTTTTTATTTGGGCAGACATACCATAATAATAAAGAGGTGTAATTAAAACAATTAAATCCGCACCAATTAATTTTGGCATAAGTGTTTGTTCAATAGCATCGTTTTGAATACAAGGCCCATTCATGCCACAATGGTCGCAACCTTGGCAAGGATGAATATCTTCAAATGCAGAATTAAAACGAAAGACTTCATGTCCAGCACTTGTTGCTCCTTCGATAAATTTATCAGCTAATAAAGCTGAAGTTCCTGCTTTATGAGGACTACCTGTAATAACTACAATTTTCATTTTATTTTCTCCTATATGATCATTAGCATTAGCTGTTGTTTCAGGTTTATTTGTCAATGCAGATAATCCACAACCACTCAAAAATAGAGTCAATAAACCTGAGCCACTTAATTTGATAAAATCTCTACGGTTCATGATAAATAACCTCATTGATTAGGCATAGTTTCAATAGTTACTATACCTGATAGCTCGGATACTATATCTTCACCAGAAATAACATGGCCTAATTCATATAAATCGTTGTTAGCATGGAAATCATCATAGAAAATAACAACATCTCCCCATGGCTCATAATAAGCTAAAGTTCCGATTTTAGGTGTGGCTTTAGGTGTGCTTTCTGTATTTAATTTATTAGGTGGATAGAATATTTTTTCATTTGTACTATAATCCTCTAAATCTATGGATAGTGGTAATTGATTATATAAATCATTAGCAGCTGGACTATTATTTAATTCGATTTCAATAGTTTGATTATTAGTAGTTGTTAATTTTATAATTTTAGTTTGTGTTAAAGTTGATGACGATGTAGTTTCAGTTGTTGTTTTTACATTAGTATTAGTTGTAGTATTATCTTGAGTTGGTTCTACTTGAGCATTGCAAGCTGTTAGAGAAAAGGTCATTAATAATAAACTTAGCAGTAGAAAGATTTTTTTCATGATAATAACCTTCTGTATGTTTATTTTTTATCTAATTTATATAAAATATGTGATAAAATACAATCTTTTGTTTGAAAATTTAGAAAGCTTTTTCGTAAATAGTTAGATAAAATTATGAAAGTAGCTACGATAGATAAGTAATCCACAAAAAATGATAGTAAAGATTGAGATGGATTAAAATATACAAAATTATTTTGTAACAACATATATGAAATTAAATCATAATGTATAAAGTTATTTAATCCATAGAGAAAAATTATCCATAATATTAATTTAGAATTTAGCAAATAAGATAATTTATTTTTTGTATATTTAGTTATTAGATTATAAAAAATTTGCCAATGTAATCCTAGATGCATAGATATTAAAATAAAACCCCAATAAGCTGACAGTAGATGCAATGTACGAGCAAAATTGATTAAATTGGGAAAAGAGGTTTTTAGAAATAGTGGGATATAATCTAAAAATATAAGACTACTGATAATTAATCCAAACATAGTTAAGAAAGTGAGTAGATTAATTATTAAAATAAACGAATTATAAAGTGTGTATTTTAAAGATATTATCTTGGCAAAGTAATTTTTTTGTAATATACAATGAATTATAAATCCTATGCAAAGGATAATGCCTAAATATTCATGCCACTTTGTGCCTATTAATGAATATGACATACATAATAATAATAGTATGAACATGATGATATCTAAGACGATTTTTGATTTAAATTTTAAAGTCATAAGCTACTCCTTTCTTAGAATTCAAGTGATAATTCAATTAAAATGATTATAAAATATTTATTTTAGTTAACCATTTATGAATATCTGTATTTGAAGCAGTGCTATCATAAGAAGCTAATCCTGTGAGAATTTTTGATTGAGAACATAATTTTTTTATATCTTGAGGGATATGACCGAAGCCACCTCCACCATGAGTACAGAATGGAATGACTTCTTTATTTATTAAATGATTTTGATTTTGCATAATGAAAGTGAGTATAGGTGGTGCAATAGTACTCCACCAATTAGGTGAGCCAATAAAAATAGTGGAATATTTATTTAAATCTATTTGAATATCTTTGATGTCAGGTTGATAGTTTTGAGAAATTTCATGTTTAGCTTGATTGACAACTGCATTATAGGCTTGGGGATAAGGTTTTTGTGGAATAATTTCTAAACAGTCAGCATGAAGTTGTTCGGCAATAATTTTTGCCATTTTGCGTGTATTACCAGAATGAGAATAATAAACTATTAATGTATTAGATATATAAATACCTTCTTTTATAAAATTTTTTAATATAAATTTATTTATCTATTAAATTTTCTTGTGATTGAGGATATCTTGCACCTTGAAGATTGATTGAATTTAAATGTTTGTTAATCATGGATAATTCTTCAGCAGAGAATGTTACATTTATACTATTGATATTTTCCTTTAGTCGAGAAACTTTTTTAGTTCCAGGAATAGGTACTATCCAAGGTTTTTGAGCTAAAAGCCAACCAAGAGCAATTTGTGCAGGTAAAACTTGTTTTTCTTGTGCTAATTTTTGTACATATTCGATTAAAATATAATTGTGATTTAAATTTTCGCTATTGAAACGAGGTATTTGACTGCGAAAATCATCTTTAGCAAAATGAGTATCTTTATTAAATCGTCCTGTTAAAATAGCTTTACCTAAAGGACTGAAAGGAACAAAGCCGATATTAAGTTCTTCAAGAGTAGGTAATAATTCTTGTTCAACTTCACGATACCACATGGAATATTCACTTTGTACAGCAGTTACAGGGCAGATAGCATGAGCTTTACGGATAGTCTTTACACTAGCTTCTGATAATCCCCAATGTAAAATCTTTCCTTCTTTGATTAAATCTTTCATAGTTTCTGCTACTTCTTCAATCGGAGTTTGTGGGTCAACACGATGTTGATAATATAAATCAATGTAATCTGTTTGCAATCGTTTCAAAGAGTCTTCAAGTGCATTGCGAATATCTTTAGGTTTACTAGAAAGCGCCACTGGTCTATTAGCATTATCCATTTTATGAGCTAAATCAAAACCGAATTTTGTAGCGAGAATAATTTGGGAACGATATGGTTTTAATGCTTTGCCTAATAATTCTTCATTTGTATATGGGCCATATACTTCAGCTGTATCAAAAAAGTTAATACCTAAATCAACGGCTTGCTGTAACACGAAGATAGCTTCATTTTCAGGAAGATATGGCGGATAACTTTGAGTAAATCCCATACAACCTAAGCCCAAAGCAGATACTTTTAATTTATCTTTACCTAAATATCTATATTGCATGGCTATGCCTCCTTTGATTATTGGATAAATTTAATATTGTGCAAGCGATAAACTTCATTTATATCGTGTAAGTCAAGAATAATGCTATGTTTTTTATCTAATTGAGTAAGAGTATCTAATTCTTCTGCTGTTAAAGTAAAATTATTTAGTTGTATATTTTCTTGAAGATGTGTATAATTTGTAGATTTTGGAATACTGATGATATTATTTTGTCTTAGCCATTTCAAAATAATCTGTGCTGTAGTTTTGTTATATTTTTTAGCTAAAGAAATCAATAGAGGATTTTCAAAAATTTTTTCTTTACCTTCAATAAATGGAGCCCATGCCATAGGTTTTATATCATATTTTTTCATGAGTTTTAATAATTCTTGTTGTTGACAAAGTAAATGGAGTTCTATTTGATTAATTGCTGGTATAATATTATGAGTTAAAATTAAATCAACTAATCTATCTGGTAGAAAATTGCAAACGCCAATAGCTTTTATTTTTCCAGAAGCATATAATTCTTCCATAGCTTGCCAACTGCCATGGTAATCACCAAAAGGCATATGAATAAGATATAAATCTAAATAATCTGTTTGTAAATTTTCTAATGTTCTAGCAAATGATTGTTTTGTTTTTTGGTAACCAGCATCTTGTATCCAAACTTTAGACGATATAAAAATATCTTCACGAGGAATTTGACTTTTTTTGATTGCCTTGCCAACGGCTTTTTCGTTGCCATAACAAGCATCTGTATCTATTAAACGATAACCTATTTTTAAAGCATTTAATACAGTATGTTCACATTCGTCAAGATTGTTTATTTGATAAACACCTAATCCTGTAAGTGGTATTGTTACTTGGTTGTTTAATGTAAGTTTATCCATTTGTAAGTACCTCGGTTTATAATTTAATCTTAATCCTTGTAGCTAACTCTAAGTCAATAATTTTTTTATTATTTAGTATATTTATGTTCGATTTTGTAACGAAGATAATTTAAGCGTTCTAATTGTTTTTCACGGAAATGGATTTCATCAAGAAGTTCATTGCGTTTTTTATTTAAACTATATAATTGTAATTTATCACTATGATTATTTTTATCGAGCAATAGACGCATGTAATTTTCAATTTCTTCAATGCTAAAACCTATATCATGTAAGGTCATGATTAAATTTAGATTTTCTAAATCACTATCATCATATTGCCATGAACCCATGACTTTTTTTACTGCATTACATAAACCCCATTTTTCATATTCATGCAAAATTTCTAGGGGAATGTTATAAAGTTTGCTTGCTTCATCAATTGTCATCTTAATACTTCCTTATTTTGTTTTAATTAAATTTAATAATGAGCATTTTATTTTGCAAAATAAAAAAGTAGGTATTCTATTTCTTTGAACACCTACATTGTAATATATTTGTTTAATTATGACTAATACTTATATTTCATAATAAATAATGCTTTTTAAGCATTTTTAATACTTTTGATAAAATGAGACATAGTTTGTGAATATATATGATTTTTCTTCCAAATGAGAACTGCTCCTGTTTTTATTTCAGGAAATAATGGTATGAAGCGTAAATCTTGATACAAGTTATCAAAATTAAGATTAAAACAAAGGGCTACACCAATTTGATGTTTTACCATATTGGCAGCATTTAAAATTAGATTATACGTTGCTACAATGTTTAATTTTTCTGAAGAATTATTAAACCAATTAATTAATTCATTTTGTACTGCTGTACGTTTAGCAATGATTAGTGGTTCATTGATTAAATCGTCAGGTGTGATAAATGTTTTTTGAGCCAATCTATGTTTTTCATGGACTAAAATGCCCCATTGCTCTTTTTGCGGTAAACGAAAGAAATTATATTTACTAATATCAACTGGTTCAGTTACTAATCCCATATCTAAAAGACCATTTTCTATGCGTTCTTTAATTTCATCTGCAGTAGTACTATGAATATGGAATTTTACTAATGGATGAACTTTATGGAATTCTTTTATTTTTTGAGATAAATATGACATATTTTGAGTTTCACCACAACCTATAGAAATTTCTCCAACTAAATCATCGCATTCTTTTGTCAGCTCTTGTTGTGTTTTTTCCATCAAAGAAATTATTTCATTGGCTCGACGACGCAATAACATACCATCTTCAGTTAAAATAATACGATGCTTACTTCGTTGAAATAAAGTTACTCCAAGTTCTTCTTCTAATTGGATAAGTTGTCTAGATAAAGTGGGCTGTGTAATATGCAACAAATTAGCTGCTTTTGTTATATTTTCTTCGCGAGCTACCATTAAAAAATATTTTAATAAACGAAATTCCATAAAAGCACCTTCTAAAATTTTTATTTGATGTAATTATAGGATATATAAATATATTTGGCTAGAATTTAATTTGCAGGTATTTATTATTTAATAGCGAATAAATTTTTATAGTGGATAAATTTATGGTTAGGAAGTGGATTTATGAGTTTAAAATTAGTTATAGCGGAAACGATAGGTATAGATGAAAAAACATTGAATGAATTAGCAAAAGATATTTTACCTCAAGATGTAGAAATCAAATATTATAATTCTTTAGCAGATAGCGATGAAGAAAAAATCAAACGCTGTAAAGATGCTGATGCAGTGATAATAGCTAATAAACCATATAGAGAAAATGTTTTAAAAGCATGTAGTAATTTAAAAATGCTCTCTGTTGCTTTTACTGGTGTAGACCATGTAGATATGGATTATTGTCATGAACATAATATATTAGTTTCTAATTGTTCAGGATATGCAAATGAAGCTGTTAGCGAGCTTGTAATCGGTATGTGTATAAGCCTATATAGAAAATTAGCTGAGTGTGGTATGGCTACAAAAAATCATGAAACAAGTAATGGTCTTCGCGGATTAGAACTTTGTCGTAAAAAATTTGGTATTATTGGAGCAGGTGCTATTGGCTTAAAAGTAGCAAAATTAGCTAAAGCTTTTGGTTGTGAAGTATATTGTTATCGCAGACATATTCCTGAAAATAGTGAATTTGAATTTGTGGATATGGATACTATTTTGAAAGAATGCGATATTATTTCACTGCATATGCCACTTACAAAAGAAACTACATCTATGATAAATGCAGAAAAAATTGCTTTGATGAAGAAAAATGCTATTTTAATCAATACAGCTAGAGGAAAAGTTATCGATACTCAAGCTTTAGCTGATGCTTTAAATAAGGGGAAAATTGCTGGTGCTAGCGTTGATGTTTTTGATACAGAACCACCTATTGGAGCAGAAAACCCATTGTTGACTGCTAAAAATGTTGTGTTATCTCCACATATTGGATTTGATACGCAAGAAGCTATGCAGAAAAGAGCTATTATAGCTTTAGAAAACATTGCAAAATGGATTGAGGGAAAACCACAAAATATTATGTAATATTTTATAGAAGACATTAGAAAATCTATTTATATAAAGATATGGTCTGATTTTATAGGGCTTTATTCTAGCGAATTTATAACTTGTAATCAAAGATATAGATATGCTATTATAGTACTAGCAGGTTTAAGTTTGTGGGGAGGATAAATATGTTATTGACTATTTTGATGATTATAGATGCGTTAGTAGCAATTGGCTTGATTGCTTCTGTGCTTATGCAAGAAGGTAAGACTGCTGGCATGGGAAGTTTATCAGGACAAAATGAAACGGCTTTTAGTAGCAGTGCTCGCGGTATGGACGCATTAATGGCCCGTTTCACTGTGTTTTTTGCTGTACTGTTTATGATAATTACTTTAATCATAGCTAAAATGGTAGCATAAAAAACTATTCTCTATCTATTTGAATTAATTTAAAGTAGATAGAGATTTTTTTTTATCAAATAGTGTAATATTTTATTTAATAAGTCATTTATAATAATATTTTAAAATTTAGGAGGTATTTTTATGATTACTAGTGGTGCAGAGCCATTTTTGTTACCTGGAGGTTCAAAGGGTGTATTATTGATACATGGATTTACAGGCTCGCCTTCTGAAATGATATTATTAGGAAATTATTTATACAGACAAGGTTATACTGTATTAGGTGTGCGCTTGGCTGGTCATGGTACAACTGTAGAAGAAATGGCTAATACTAATTGGCATGAATGGTATCATAGTGCATGTGATGGATATCATTTATTGCGTGGCATTTGCAGTGAAATATCTGTAATTGGTCTATCTATGGGCGGTTTATTAGCTATGCGAATTGGCAGGGATTTTCCTGTGAAAAAAATAATTTCAATGTCTGCTCCTGTATATATAGCTAATGAACGCAATTTAAGATTTTTACCACCACTTGAAAAATCAGTGGGACGATATCAGCGTAAAAATAGACGAGAATTACCTGAACTAGCTAAGAGATACAATGTATCTTATAATAAAATGCCACTTGTCTGTGTGCATCAATTATTAGAGATAATAGCCAAAACAAAAGAAATTCTACCAGAAATTTCAAAACCAATTTTGATTGTTCAAAGTAAAAATGACCATACAGTAAAAGAAGAAAGTGGTCAATATATTTATGACCATATTGGTAGCAAGGATAAACAATTATTTAAATTGAATTTTTCAGGTCATTTAGTTACTTTAGATATTGAACATGATAAATTATTTAATAAAATAGAGAAATTTTTGAAATAAATTATTTAGAGATTAGATAGAGGATAAATTTATGAGTTTACAAGAAAAAATAATGGAATATATGCAAACTAAAGCTAAAAGACCGATGAGTCCGGAAGATTTATTATATGCTTTGGCTTTAGAAGCAGATGAGATAAAGCAATTACCCTCTGTGATGGAAGAATTAGAGCGAAAAAATCTATTAATTCAAAATCGAAGCGGTCTATTTGGTTTACCAAAACATATGAATTTGGTTATAGGGAAAATGAGTATTACAGCTAAAGGATTTGGTTTTGTTATTCCAGATAATGGGCTAGAAGAAGGTAAAGCTAAAGTTGATGATATTTTCATTCCTGCTGGTATGTTAAATTCAGCGATGAATAATGATAAGGTTTTAGTACGCATTACTACTGAAAGAAGTAGTTTTACTAAGCGTGAAGGCGAAGTTATTCGTATATTAGAACGTGCTAATAATAAAGTTGTAGGTACATTTGAAAGCAGTAGAACTTTTGGTTTCGTAGTGCCCGATGATAGCCGTTTAAATCAAGATATTTTTATTGAAGGTCGCAATTTTAATGGGGCAAAAGTAGGCATGAAAGTAGTTGCTGAAATCACTAAATGGCCGACAAAAAATC
Coding sequences:
- a CDS encoding carboxymuconolactone decarboxylase family protein, with translation MKYLLSILTFCSVLFLGISSSFANYQAGSLTAKQQAIIPIASYTATGDLNNLKTAVNEGLDNGLTINETKEIMVHLYAYCGFPRALNGLATVDEVLSERQSKNIHDTMGNDATPLPANTDILALGTRVQTQLAGAPVNIASSSGIDYMLKAHLFGDLFARDILTYLEREIATISALASMNGTESQLLSHLNIGINAGLSKTQLQDIINTLDAKVNTQLAQHAQENLNNYLASSK
- a CDS encoding flavodoxin family protein; translated protein: MNRRDFIKLSGSGLLTLFLSGCGLSALTNKPETTANANDHIGENKMKIVVITGSPHKAGTSALLADKFIEGATSAGHEVFRFNSAFEDIHPCQGCDHCGMNGPCIQNDAIEQTLMPKLIGADLIVLITPLYYYGMSAQIKTVVDRFYSRTGSLHRKKSILMATAYNSADWTMEALVHHYETLVRYMEWQDIGKVLAIGCGSRPIIERTEFPNQAYQIGYNL
- a CDS encoding cyclophilin-like fold protein, with the protein product MKKIFLLLSLLLMTFSLTACNAQVEPTQDNTTTNTNVKTTTETTSSSTLTQTKIIKLTTTNNQTIEIELNNSPAANDLYNQLPLSIDLEDYSTNEKIFYPPNKLNTESTPKATPKIGTLAYYEPWGDVVIFYDDFHANNDLYELGHVISGEDIVSELSGIVTIETMPNQ
- a CDS encoding flavodoxin, producing the protein MAKIIAEQLHADCLEIIPQKPYPQAYNAVVNQAKHEISQNYQPDIKDIQIDLNKYSTIFIGSPNWWSTIAPPILTFIMQNQNHLINKEVIPFCTHGGGGFGHIPQDIKKLCSQSKILTGLASYDSTASNTDIHKWLTKINIL
- a CDS encoding aldo/keto reductase — its product is MQYRYLGKDKLKVSALGLGCMGFTQSYPPYLPENEAIFVLQQAVDLGINFFDTAEVYGPYTNEELLGKALKPYRSQIILATKFGFDLAHKMDNANRPVALSSKPKDIRNALEDSLKRLQTDYIDLYYQHRVDPQTPIEEVAETMKDLIKEGKILHWGLSEASVKTIRKAHAICPVTAVQSEYSMWYREVEQELLPTLEELNIGFVPFSPLGKAILTGRFNKDTHFAKDDFRSQIPRFNSENLNHNYILIEYVQKLAQEKQVLPAQIALGWLLAQKPWIVPIPGTKKVSRLKENINSINVTFSAEELSMINKHLNSINLQGARYPQSQENLIDK
- a CDS encoding aldo/keto reductase — protein: MDKLTLNNQVTIPLTGLGVYQINNLDECEHTVLNALKIGYRLIDTDACYGNEKAVGKAIKKSQIPREDIFISSKVWIQDAGYQKTKQSFARTLENLQTDYLDLYLIHMPFGDYHGSWQAMEELYASGKIKAIGVCNFLPDRLVDLILTHNIIPAINQIELHLLCQQQELLKLMKKYDIKPMAWAPFIEGKEKIFENPLLISLAKKYNKTTAQIILKWLRQNNIISIPKSTNYTHLQENIQLNNFTLTAEELDTLTQLDKKHSIILDLHDINEVYRLHNIKFIQ
- a CDS encoding helix-turn-helix domain-containing protein, with translation MTIDEASKLYNIPLEILHEYEKWGLCNAVKKVMGSWQYDDSDLENLNLIMTLHDIGFSIEEIENYMRLLLDKNNHSDKLQLYSLNKKRNELLDEIHFREKQLERLNYLRYKIEHKYTK
- a CDS encoding LysR family transcriptional regulator; translated protein: MEFRLLKYFLMVAREENITKAANLLHITQPTLSRQLIQLEEELGVTLFQRSKHRIILTEDGMLLRRRANEIISLMEKTQQELTKECDDLVGEISIGCGETQNMSYLSQKIKEFHKVHPLVKFHIHSTTADEIKERIENGLLDMGLVTEPVDISKYNFFRLPQKEQWGILVHEKHRLAQKTFITPDDLINEPLIIAKRTAVQNELINWFNNSSEKLNIVATYNLILNAANMVKHQIGVALCFNLNFDNLYQDLRFIPLFPEIKTGAVLIWKKNHIYSQTMSHFIKSIKNA
- a CDS encoding NAD(P)-dependent oxidoreductase; the protein is MSLKLVIAETIGIDEKTLNELAKDILPQDVEIKYYNSLADSDEEKIKRCKDADAVIIANKPYRENVLKACSNLKMLSVAFTGVDHVDMDYCHEHNILVSNCSGYANEAVSELVIGMCISLYRKLAECGMATKNHETSNGLRGLELCRKKFGIIGAGAIGLKVAKLAKAFGCEVYCYRRHIPENSEFEFVDMDTILKECDIISLHMPLTKETTSMINAEKIALMKKNAILINTARGKVIDTQALADALNKGKIAGASVDVFDTEPPIGAENPLLTAKNVVLSPHIGFDTQEAMQKRAIIALENIAKWIEGKPQNIM
- the secG gene encoding preprotein translocase subunit SecG gives rise to the protein MLLTILMIIDALVAIGLIASVLMQEGKTAGMGSLSGQNETAFSSSARGMDALMARFTVFFAVLFMIITLIIAKMVA
- a CDS encoding alpha/beta hydrolase; translated protein: MITSGAEPFLLPGGSKGVLLIHGFTGSPSEMILLGNYLYRQGYTVLGVRLAGHGTTVEEMANTNWHEWYHSACDGYHLLRGICSEISVIGLSMGGLLAMRIGRDFPVKKIISMSAPVYIANERNLRFLPPLEKSVGRYQRKNRRELPELAKRYNVSYNKMPLVCVHQLLEIIAKTKEILPEISKPILIVQSKNDHTVKEESGQYIYDHIGSKDKQLFKLNFSGHLVTLDIEHDKLFNKIEKFLK